The genomic DNA AACTATGATCGCTGATCAGATGGAAGAATGGTTGCTTACCGAGGCGTGTGATGGTTTTAACGTCATGTTTCCCTATCTGCCTGGTGGGCTCGATGACTTTGTCAATCTGGTCGTGCCAGAGCTGCAACGGCGTGAGATCTATCGTCGTGAGTATGAAGGGAAGACGTTGCGGGAGAATTTAGGGTTGCCACGCCCAGGCAACCGCTTCTTTGCGTAGTCTCGGCCTCTTTTGACCTTACATTGTGTGTTAACGGGGCGCTCCCGCACGTGCGAGCAATAGTCGCATTGGTAGCAGCTCCCGACTGAGTGGGTTGATCATGAGGCCTAGCGTTTCCAGGGTAACGGCTCCTAAGAGCGGGGCATCTTCAGTTTCCCCAAGTACAACCGGTGAGGTTGCACTGAACCCTTCTATGGTGAAGCGACATTCGGAAACACCGCGGGTGATAGTTGTTCCATCCGCAAGAGAAAATTCTAGAAAGCGTTCTGGTTTCAACTTCAGCGCAGTCCAGAGCGCTGTCGGCAGGACGGT from Deltaproteobacteria bacterium includes the following:
- a CDS encoding aspartyl protease gives rise to the protein MGLTYIRAKIQRPDGKGRPQTTRFFVDTGAVYTVLPTALWTALKLKPERFLEFSLADGTTITRGVSECRFTIEGFSATSPVVLGETEDAPLLGAVTLETLGLMINPLSRELLPMRLLLARAGAPR